ccactggcttacaggtggatcagccggccaggagctcatgcctgggatagcccgccaggagcttatgcctgggacagcctctcacgggctttggtacgtgggacagccggccaggagctcatcctgggacagtcttgaaagactttttaaatggattcgatccggatgatgactgaggtatagaattggatagtccagaactagaaagaaaaaggttaaaaatcatgtgattatgaaaggagaaatgaaagataagacatgaaataattgttgaacaaaagtgtttcacctgttaacatatgatgatgcatctattttgacaagatagaaaatttatgaatgtttacattattctggacattgaacatgagattttatattttattgcttatcctaatTTTcaaactatattactatatcagtgtgatatgggaattcttactgggctgtaaagctcacacccctttatctttctttttcttctcagagttataggatgcttatgattggctgtgGCCTGGacttacgggtgagcagaaggataaataagagtgtcatagtatctgatcagagaattgaaaaaatttaaattgtaattgtgcaaggttttatgaattattattgaaataaattattatggatgataaggttgtaatgatttaatttggccttgcatattctttagggcttgctctaaggagtgtgcggccatcacgtatccgacccgggtattgggtttggggcgtgacagaatggtatcagagctcaggttatgatcattaaggattataatataagtgatttaaatattacagagtactaatagagcttaggttatgatcattggagattatgatataaataattaggatatgatggaataatatcagagcttaggtttaagatcactaagatTATGGAGTGATATCAAAACCTTATGTaggatcagtaggatgtgacagagtggcatctgagcttagagcttaggttacgtttatttggagacaatgatacaagtgattaggatatgacagaacagtactagagcctaAGTTTagggtcactagggattgtcatataagtgatatcaaaatttttggattataatcactaaagtatgattgataatatcagagtttaagattttgatcattaaaggtatgataaaatgatattagagtttaagttatgatcactagaaaatatgatttaagtggtatttgagtttaaggttataattattaagaattgtaattctagtgatatctgaacttaggttatgatcgtgaggaacatgatagatataaaagagaagattcaatatttagattttgaatcaatagatattaagataaaatttatatataagtggcatatgatatctataatagaattgatgagttatatcttagatttcaattggtaaggttgacctaagtatgaaaagagttgaccttggaatgaagtgggaggtattgataagttatgttgaataTACTAGAGGATTtgggaatgtaaaacttatatgattgaagatcatgatatttttttttaatttcggtGATAATTGTCtaagcattatgaattttggacttatcaaagaaagttaattaggatatggtctaagaagaaattacatcatatgagagagaaatatttttgaacactgaacctataagaggtcatatatgaaactcaatcttagatgaaaaatatacttaaattttattatgagaatatgagatacacattttgatgaaatctttggttaatcaaaatatcatattctgaatatgattccttgatctttcaagttgcattgaatttcaagtcaatagtttatttttctaaggggatcaaaagtattttgatattgttgttaaattaaagaaaaaaaatttattttgtcagagtatgatatacaggttatgatgaaatctttaataattcgtattaccatctttgtatttgattttttttaaatttttcttgtgattgttgaagatggtgaagtgtactaATTGTTCAAGTCAAAGTTCggatttttaaattgaactaagacatcttgctagtgctaaattttgaatgacttatacaagggacaagattttgtatggatttatcgattaatattaagggttatgatgaagagagctctataagaaataatcaagttgattctacttaaggatgttggcttgagttcttttagttgtcaagttagaattaattcttttaaaaaggaagattgatttagaaattatctaaatgattgtaaggtaaatctaagattaactccaattgattctagatatgttggattcttgaagagtgatgaaacttatgcaatgatttcaaacatagaaagtggatcaagatttaatttttatatgctatacccaaaggtagtaaagataaagaaacttaaaattttgccctaagtcttatatgaaatttgaaggttagatctatcctggattgatctaacatatgaggatatttttatctttgatagacttatataatttgataaattaagatcagagtgtgcagcaaaagcgtggtggattaaattgattagaaatattaatctttaaaatcaaaagatattatgataaaatatattagttgtaaataagaaaggattttattgataatgaaaggatgctataaattttgatctaatctgatcatcatagcctgataatttttgtcagtaggttgtttcattgtagataatgccaagaaatcctagatatctcaagtttattaacagcttgatagttctgttatcagttcaaacttagaatgtcctgacatagatctcatattttttttaaaatttaatattgttactcgaactgatatagaagattgagatttttcttaagataagagtctacatataaaatttgttagaaggtcaagagaagaaagaaatcgatgattgtgaagaatgcccgatgtttgatctttatttattttctgtcaagggtagtctgagataattatgaatttcgagtgaaatgtattagacaaataatggtggtatattaatacaagtctaaaatgttacggttcttcgaaaaagttgagaaatcaataagagaagatgaatttgaaatttcaaataattttgttataacaagatcatgagaaataaataatatacaagacattattgtaagcttgagaatgacatgaagaatgtatactttgaaatatatctcaaacaacataacttaatttcgaggatgaaattatttgaagggggagaatgtaacatcccGGCCCAGAATCAATcccaaaacccaaaaaaaaaaaaaaaaaaaacagagcggaaggagactcccgaagggagtcttcttctccggtgaatcCCGGATGGAAGGGGAGTCCTAGGATCATCCGAGCCCTAGGGacccctataaataagcctctccctctctcaagaccctccaccggtgatcttcaagcccgattcctctccttttctccgtagaagccgcggcagcctcttctcgtgttcgtCGGAAGTTGAAGGTCAAAGAGGCCatcggagttcaggtaagggttcaatctttcttcctctccctctttcctttctttccatgtttttaaactcctcgtcggccgtcaggatcgtcggaaaatccatgaacaagataaatccctgttttgctctgtttcagtcggatcctctcttctctttttcggccaccgacgccgccggttgcggcgtcccatccccgagaccggacccccatctccctctcttccttccctgaaaatCTTGGCCGCCGATAACCGGCCAATgaccgaaaaataaaaagaataggggacggtcccctatttttttttagaaacctCTTCTCCCGCCGGTCAAGTCTTGCCGCCGGCGATTCCTTGCTCTCGATTGTCGGCCGTCGTTGTCGGATCTCCGACCAAGCCGCCGAAGCTCGAGCCACCCTCTATTTCtttccctgttttggcccaaaggaaaccatgggaaaagagaagaaaagaaagaagaagaagaagaaaagaaaagaaaagaaaaaggaaaaagaaaaaaagaaaagaaaagaaaaaaaagaaaaaagagaaagagaaaaataaaaataaaaataaaataaaaagaagaagaagagagaaaaattttctctctcctctctctaccttctctctctatattttctctctctagattctctctctagacttttctctctctttacggattttgtctctctaggatcttttcttcctttctgattgcatcatgaaccctaggataaaattgagatgaaaataagatgacctgagattgctctgaaattcgtgcggtagatctgatcccagtccgattctattcgaaattataatacttgattcatattgagtcaccctgatagaacctctgatgatctcgatcatgagtgcctcatcggaaggatacgaaagtttctctctccactctctctctactttctctctctagaattttctctctcttcatggattttctctctctagaagtcttatggatcagtggaggatctagatacttagataaatcttaattttgattaatcctaagagaggtcctcgatctgtgttattaggatcgattatcggtaatttttctatatgtgatctttatatttgatcagggttacgaagagatgattgtctgcaaatgatatcgagtagaaaattttgttagagaaattcataaatcaaagaagaacattgatttctgtgctcggacaatcatcggtaaaggtaagaatccctgtacatgatcactattatatatatgctattttactgttggtcttgcattattggttttgcattgtcggatttgagatcgatgaatttattatatcttagatactgttatttgattttgagcattagtatgttatgtcaatatatatatatcagagattgatggcatgattatatggatatgacatatctgagttgatcataatgcaagtcggaattgatttgatgaaatcaatacataatgattaaatggaaagagagagatatatggactagccttgtcatatggaatagtccgccaggagcttatgcctgggacagcccccactggtttacaggtggatcagccggccaggagctcatgcctgggacagcccgccaggagcttatgtctgggacagcctctcacgggctttggtacgtgggacagccggccaggagctcatcctgggacagtcttgaaagactttttaaatggattcgatccggatgatgactgaggtatagaattggatagtccagaaccagaaagaaaaggttaaaaatcatgtgattatgaaaggagaaatgaaagataagacatgaaataattgttgaacaaaagtgtttcacctgttaacatatgatgatgcatctattttgacaagacagaaaatttatgaatgtttgcattattctggacattgaacatgagattttatattttattgcttatcctaattttcagactatattactatatcagtgtgatatgggaattcttactgggctgtaaagctcacatccctttatctttctttttcttctcagagttataggatgcttatgattggctgtgGCTTGGacttacgggtgagcagaaggataaataagagtgtcatagtatctgatcagagaattgaagaaatttaaattgtaattgtgcaaggttttatgaattattgttgaaataaattattatggatgataaggttgtaatgatttaatttggccttgcatattctttagggcttgctctaaggagtgtgcggccatcacgtatccgacccgggtgttgggttcggggcgtgacaaaaaTTAACCTTATTATATAGATCAAGAATTTAGCTAACCCTAATTAATAGGATAATGATTGTATTTGTCTTTATATTCCTAAAGTATACCCAACTTATGCAATCTGACATGTTCTGCTAAATATGGAAGTTTAATGTCTAGGATTATTGACTTTGATCCTGTCCCTAATGATGCTGCCTTGCATCAGTTGCTGGTCTACCTCAAAATTTTGTTTCTGTGACAAAATGGAACAAAAAGTTGATTGGCTATAAGAGACAATTAAGAACAACAAATTCATATAGAAAACCTTAACAATATTATTTTTGGTTGGTGACTTGAAGGAATACTCCCAAAATGATAGAGGTTTTAAGCATGGATGGGTCTGCTTGCAAGCAGATGGAGTCATCACAAGTGGATTCCTTGTCAGGTTGAGATATGCAGAACTTCTCCTTGCTTTAGAGATTGTGATATCATACTACAGATCTCTTAATATACTTACTTGTGCTTCTTTCCTGTGTCTGACAGGAAAGGTCTGGGTTTCACCATCTGAAAGATACGCTATTGTTCCTGATGAAACTGTAAGTTCAGCTATTGTTGATGGGACTGAATTATATCCAGTTGAAACCAAAATCAAACATTTATAAGCGTGGCCTAAATTGTCCATCAATTGTTTAGTTCAATCTGGCGATGACATTTGATATTACTGAATTGTTTTTAGTAACtgctatagatttttatatagaTGTGGTTAATGGATAGGCAACTAAGCAGACTGAAATTTTCATGTAGGTTACAAAACAAGCAGCAAATCCAGTCAGAGGCAATGGGAATGATGCAAGCGTACCCGAGAAGGATGTCAAGAGAATTAGACTCCAGTTAGTTTTTGTGCCTTTCCCTATTTATTTTGCATGGCGTTTCAACATGTTTCTCCTGCAAGAAACTGATGCTTTTGTTCTTTCTAAGTAGATTATATCTAGTTCATTTTCCAGTTTTCTTCATCTTTCATGGATCTTTAGCTGTCTATATGGTGCCAGTACTCTTTCCATTTTTAAATGAAGTTAATTTTGCAAAATCCATGTTTGCGTTCAGTGGGTTGCACAATGAAATTGTCATAGTATACGATTAAAGTAGTTCGATTTTACAACGACATTGGCAGAAACTGCTTTTTTAGGGGGTCATTGTTTGTTGTAATGGGAATAGGTTTGGGCTGACAAGCCTAATGGACAGGTTCAATTCCTGGGATGgtcattttatttattaaaaaaaaaaaacaaaaacaaaaagccGGGGTTAGGTCTATGACTGGGTAATTGCCTTTTATTGCTAGAAACTGCATTTTAGGTCTTTGACGTGTTTTTAACTGCAGTTCTCTTCTATAAGAGGGTAACATGCAatcaatttttatcataaaagtgAATGAGAGAAATGCATTTTTCTCCTTTCGTCTCTTAACAAAAGAAACCATATTCTTCCTCCTGAAGATGGAGTCACTCAGAAATTTGGCTCTAAATTATTGCTTTGATGTGATGTCTTTTATACACAAATTTAATTTGGCTTCCCCAAGACCTGAGAACGTGAAGGAAACAATATTGAATTCATTATACCAGGGGGCTAGTTTCTGGTCTTCCAGATGAAGATCTTCAAAATAATTCATAGAATTAACTTGCTGATGGAGACTTTCGTAGAAATATGAAGCTTTCTGAAGAATGAATCTCTTACCAGGTGGCAGAAGGGAGAAGAGTCAAAAGGATGATACATCAGAAATTATATGCTTACAGCCATTGGTTACCTAAGAACTAGCTGAACTGACAATGTGATTTATTAGACTTGGCTTCGATGCAGCCAAAGGTTAATggagaaagaaatagaaaaatgATGACCATTCAGAAACATGGCAgacattggaaaaaaaaaaaaaaacataattcaATAATGGTCTTGGTAATGCAGGGTCCTCAGACAAGTTACTTGGGACCGATCCAAATGTGGGAAAATGGGATAAAAATGGATGaaaggtgcttgggaccgatccAAATGTGGGAGACAAATAGATGAAAGGTAATGAACAGATTCTGGTGTAGGATAGATGTGCAAGGGTCAAGCATCAACAATTTTCTTTGGAGGGATGTACACCAATAAACATTTGGATGTCATAATTTGTTGTAGGAGACTAACATGCTTCAGGAGATCTAAGTCACATGTGGAAGTCATTTACATGTGCGAACCACATTACTTAAGGTAGGATCAGGTCACATTCCTCAGGCAATATAACAGTTTTCTAAGCAGGATTTTTGAAAAGCAAACCAGCAAGCCTTTCTGAAACCTCATTTGTTTAGGTTTACTGGTAACCTCTTTTAGTACTGATAACCGAAAATCCATGTACCTTTTTGTAAAACATGTTTGATGTCAGGATTTTGTGCTAAATTGTTACTGGGAAACTTTAGAACTGAAAAAAGCCTGAGGTTTGGTAACTTCCCGTGTGTCTTAGAGAAAGTGATCGTCCTTGTAGTTGACAGATTGAAAGTTTTGAACTTACATCTTCAATCTAAATTTTCCCCTTTCCATGGTAGATTTCTAGCCATTCCATTCTCTCTTATCTTTGTAATTCATTCATTGCTTCTGGCCACAGTTCCATTTTAATCAGACTTCATCTTCTAAAAGATTTCTCATCATATTCTGAACCCTAAATGAGGGAGAATAAAGAAAAAGAATCCTCGTATCTTCTCACATGCTGTACCTGGACTTTCTTACATGAGAACTATGCTTATGGATCTAGTTTAGGCATGCTCTATAGCTGAATGTACTTCAAACcagtatttataaaaattaaaaaaatggcaTCTTTGTGTACATAGAATCAAAATAAGCATCCATGTAACACATATTTTTAAAACAAtagtgttgggatataccgaccgacgacctcgaccccgactggccgaccgaccgactccgacagacgactccgactggccgaccccgactggccgactgactggccgaccgaccgactccgacggacgactccgactggccggccgaccgactggccgactgaccgactggccgactccgacggacgaccccgactggctgaccgactggccgaccggtcgactccgacggccgaccgaccgactggccgactccgaccgactccgacggccgaccgaccgactgaacccagaggtccgatggccgactcacggaAGGCTCGCCggccaacggaggggcccgacaccactcagctggctaccgactttgggtcggtcggctcctccaactgccgtacagccgccagaccttgtcagttctgacagcgacatacggcacggctacctaggggcattgtcccgccgagggcattgtcaaccctggtgatttgacagtcgcacggcgacgtgacactttcacggcgactctgacagtccacagtgagttgacagttcctcacttgtccgcgccattaatgacggcgccataccgtgctccactatataaaccggggaaggcaacagtgcaagggatcgatccgctccgtctctcccgaaaacacaggctcgctcctctctctctctctctcagagctctctgtctacatttcactgttgcccagtcacctctctgacttgaccgtcggagggtccccgccggagccgcctccggtcagtgcggacttcattttgcaggtgcacgctccctgacgatcggacgacgaggcgattggccgcaacagattggcgcgccaggaagggggacagcatgacaaagacaagagctcaacgatcgaggatcactgggtcgacgaggcgctcttcccgccgggaagaggcctccccgcctcCATCGGCGGCGGAggctagctctccgcgccctgcagtgaccgcggaggcccagattgcggccatcgtacggcagatgaccgtactgaccgacgcagtcaaaagcctccagcagcaaccggcggcccgacctatgccttccaggagcagccgccgacgaccgcgccgatccctgtcgcctccatgcgagcgcccccaacagcgctcccacggagaagaggagggacgaccatggcgcgacgaccgacggtcccagcggccctctccctccccgttggaacgggcaaggaaggagaagcggccgcgcacgccgtcggcctccctctcggaatcttctggagactccactcctggggtctcccagcatcgacgagtggacgactacgagcgccggttcgaggaaatcgaccgccgactcgcccaggtgcagatggacggccagaagtcttcgaacgacgtcgactttcagaccgcccaacctctctcccgactcatcctcgacgaaccgatccccagtcggttcaagatgccacatgtggagtcttacgacggctccaccgacccaatcgaccatctggaaagctacaaagttctcatgacgattcaaggggcaaccgacgctctcctttgcatcggcttccccgccacgctccgcaaagctgccagggcctggtactccggtcttcgatcgggaagtatccactccttcggacagctcgagcattccttcgtggtccatttcagcaccagtcggaagccgccacgaacctcggacagtcttttctccctcaagcagagagaaaatgagactctacgacacttcgtgatgcgattcaacgcggccacgcttgaggtccgggacctcaacgaagacatggcaatctcagccatgaagcgggggctgagggcgtcccgattcacctactccctggacaaaatcctcccccgaacatacgccgaactgctggagcgcgcgtacaagtacatgcgcgcggacgaaggagcttccgaccggcgcctgacttaaggcacgggccgaaaagaaaaatggaagaaaggtcgggcccatgctgaacccagcaggccctccaCCGATAGGCGGGCCTtgccccgacgacggagtccgagaccgacgcatcgcaggtatgactcctacaccc
Above is a genomic segment from Elaeis guineensis isolate ETL-2024a chromosome 1, EG11, whole genome shotgun sequence containing:
- the LOC140854776 gene encoding ultraviolet-B receptor UVR8-like, with product MIEVLSMDGSACKQMESSQVDSLSGKVWVSPSERYAIVPDETVTKQAANPVRGNGNDASVPEKDVKRIRLQLVFVPFPIYFAWRFNMFLLQETDAFVLSK